Within the Metasolibacillus fluoroglycofenilyticus genome, the region CAACAAGCATGACTGCCAAAATTGTTGTAATGGCTAAATGCTGATGAATATATTTCACACTCCAGCCGGCAATAAAGCATAGCAACGGGTATAAAAATGTGTACAATCCAATAATATCAATGTAAAACACATCGTACAATAGCCCGAAAAACAGACCATAATACACTGCACGTTTGCGATTATAATAAATCGCAATAAAAATTAAATACAATATTAAAAAGCGCGGCACCAAAAAAACGAGTTGTTCACCTATAACAATCGGCGAGAACTTCGCAAATAATGGCTCTAATAAAAACAATAATACTGCAACTGTTGGGATGAGTAAACGGATAAACATTTATTCCTCTCCCTCTTCCTCTGGCGGGTCTGTCAAATTAACATTTGTGCCACTTCCATCTGAGCCATCAACAGAAGTCACTTCACGCTTCGCAATAATAACATTTTCAAGCATAGCAAAATCCGACGATGGCTTAACAAATGCCATCTTCGTTAGTCCAAAGTCTTCTGTCGTTACTTCCGTTACTTCGCCAATTAAAATACCTTTTGGGAAAATACCACCTAAACCTGAAGTAACAACATGCTTTCCAACTTCAATTTCCTTATTGGAATCGATGCGCTTTAAAATTAATTCGTTACGCTCCCCGTCATATCCTTCAATTAAACCTGCAATATCTTCTTTCTCACCTTGTACAAGTGCTGAAACTCGGTAATTGGCATTGTTTGTGTAGAGTAATTCGACTTCCGATGTAAATGGCGTTACCGCGATAATTTTGCCGATTAACCCTTGCGCTGTCATAACGGCCATATTTTTTTCAATTCCATGAACTTGACCTTTGTTTAAAATAAGTTTCTCTTCCCATTGATCAGGATTTCGTGCAATTACAGTTGCATGAATCGGCTGATATTCTCGCAAGCTTTCTTCCTTGTCAATTAACTCACGAAGCTTTTTATTTTCTGATTTTAATCCGTCGACTTCGGATTGTAAAACGACAAAATCTTCTAGTCGACTTTTTAAACGTTTGTTTTCATCATACGTATTTAGCAAGGCTTCGATGTTACCATATATACCTGTTATGTAACTTGCTGGCTTTGCAACAAGTGATTGTGCAAAGCCGACAGTATCTTTAATAATTTGCTCTGGTAATGTTGCATTATGACGGTTGCTTAACGAGAAGCCAATCAATGCCACTAGAAAAACTGTGCTAACTAATAACACGATAATTTTTTTATTTGAAAAATGTGGCATTGTTTCATCACCTTATCCTTTTAATTGCTGTGCGCGAATTAAGTCGATATTGTCTAACGCCTTTCCTGTTCCAATCGCTACACAATCTAATGGATCCTCCGCAATAAAGACAGGCATATTTGTTTCAGAGCTAATAACTTTATCTAAGTTTTGTAATAAAGCGCCACCACCAGTTAAAACGATGCCTCGCTCCATTACGTCAGCAGATAATTCAGGCGGTGTTTGCTCTAACGTGCGCTTCACCCCATCGATAATTGCTGTCACTGATTCACGTAAAGACTCTGAAATCTCTTGTGCAGTAATTTCAATTGTTTTTGGTAAACCTGTCACAAGATCGCGTCCTCGAATATCCATCATTGCATTATTGTCATCTGCACGCGCACTACCAATTTCCATTTTAATTGCTTCTGCTGTACGCTCACCAATTGTTAAATTATATGTTTTACGAATATAAGCAATGATTGCTTGGTCCATTGCATCGCCACCAATACGAACAGATTCGCTCGTTACAACACCCCCCAGTGAAATAACAGCTACTTCAGTCGTACCACCACCGATATCTACTACCATCGAACCAGTTGGGTCCCATACTGGCAAATTCGCACCGATTGCTGCTGCAAACGGCTCCTCAATTGTAAATGCATCCTTCGCCCCTGCTTGGCGCGATGCATCAATTACTGCACGCTGCTCTACTGACGTAATACCGAATGGTACGCAAATCATTACATTCGGCTTTTTCCAGTTTGAACCTGAATTTTTTAAAGCTTCCTTCAAATAATATTGAATCATCGCTGTTGTAATATCAAAATCTGCGATGACGCCATCTTTCATTGGACGAATCGCCACAATTGAGCCTGGTGTACGTCCAATCATATTTTTCGCGTCATTTCCTACAGCGACGATATCGCCTGTTTTGATATTTTTCGCCACTACTGAAGGTTCGCGTAAAACAATTCCTTTTCCTTTAACAAAAACTAGTGTATTTGCTGTGCCGAGATCAATCCCGACATCCTTATTTCCAATTCCAAACAATGTCTGTACTTCCTTTCTTAATAAACCGTGTTTTTTATTTTTTGTAAATAAGCTGCTTAATATATAGCAATATTATTTACAGCATGTTGCCTATCTAAACGATACGCTTAATTATAGCGGATAAAAGCTAAAAATTATAGTGTGATATATTGCAAAATCCGATAAATAACGATTTCTTTTACCCACTTTTCTATTGTATTCTTTCTACTGACATGAAACAAATGAAAAATCGCCCACTATTTTTACAGTTTCATTGCAGAATTATGACGAAAAAGCGTGAGAAAGGTTCGTTCATTCACGAAATTTCCTCACGCTTCTTAATTTTATCTTAATAAAATGGACTTCTTGTTCAATTACATCTTGACGTAACTGCATCAAGGCTTTGAATAGTGCTTGCACAATTTATTCCTTTCAAAATCCCTAACATCTACTGAAGGCTAAATTTCAATCAACAATGTTTTCTGCGACGAGTAATCGCAGGAGCACATGTTTTCTGCGACAAGGACAGTGACAATTTATTGTGACTACATAAGCCCCTTCTCTTTCATACTAATATATTGATGATTTCCAATAATTACATGATCGAGTAGCTCAATGCCAATAATTATCCCAGCCTCCTGCAAGCGCTGTGTAACATCAATATCTTCTGGACTTGGCGTGGCATTACCTGACGGATGGTTATGCGCACAAATTATGGAAGCCGCAGAGCGCTTTATTGCTTCACGAAACAGCTCTCTCGGGTGAACTATGCTAGCATTAAGCGAGCCAATAAAAATCGTTTGCTTATGGATAATTTGGTTTTTAGTGTTTAAAAAGAGGGCGACGAAATTTTCTTGAGTTAAAGATTCCATTTCAGGCATTAAATATGCGGCTGCATCTTCAGGGGAACGTATCGTGTAACGGGAGTCAATTTCTTTTTGCGCGAGCCTTCTACCAAGCTCAATAGCTGCGAGAAGCTGGACAGCTTTAGCTTCACCAATTCCTTTAATCGAGGTTATTTCTTCAAATGTAGCATGCTTTAATGCGTGGAGCTTTTCAAAATCCATCAGTACTCGATTAGCGAGGGCGAGTACTGATGCTTCTTTTGTACCTGTGCGCAACAAAATAGCTAGTAATTCTTGATTGGATAAACTTTGCGCACCTTGGCGTATTAAGCGTTCTCTTGGACGATCTGCTTCATGAACATCACGTATTTTCAATGCTTGAAACATTGTCATGATACGGCTTCACAACCTTCCCATTAAATTGTTAGTAGGCGTAGATGAATGAGTTGCTCAAATACTGAAGCTAGCGGGAATCCTACTACGTTATTATAATCACCTTCAATTCGCTCGACAAAAAGAGCACCATGTGTTTGAATACCATAGCCTCCCGCCTTATCAAACGGGTCACCAGAATCAACATATGCTTCAATTAGCTTAGCTGACAGCTTTTTAAAAATTACGATTGTTTCTTCAACGAAAACCGTTTCTTCTCCATCTGGTTGAATAATTACTACAGCCGTTAATACACGATGGCGATTATTTGATAGTGCTTGCAAATGCTGGACAGCTTCAGCGCGGCTTTTTGGCTTATGTAGTAAACGATTTTGAAAAACAACGATTGTATCAGCACCAATAACCGTTTTCCCATGACACTTCGCCGCGACATCACGTGTTTTTAAACGAGCGACTCCCTGTACATACTGCTCAACTGATTGTGCTTGCACGCTCGTTTCCTCTACATTGCTCGTAATTACCTCAAACGGAATGTGAAGCTGTGCTAGTAGCTCCTTACGTCTTGGCGATGCTGAAGCAAGTACAAATTTTGTTTGTGTTGTAATATTCATTTCAATCTCCTCCTACTTTTTCTATCATAGCGGAGAAAAGTATTTTTGAACAATTACAGCAAATGTCCAAATTTAATATTTGCTACTCAATTGACTGCTCAAAATTCAATTTTCAAGCAATCATTTTCACCATAATAATGCGTAAAAATATGTAAACGCATCACATTTATATCATTGGAAAGGCTTGTTACTGCTGCGAGTATCTCCCCCCAGTCAGCCGGAACCTCTCCCTCTTTTTGCTCTTGTCCAAAATAATTTTTTAGATACTTTTCATCCATTAGAATTTCAGGTAATCTTTGCATTGTTGGCTCGCTACACGCAGCAACAATTGACAATTGCTTAAAGAAGGCAGATGGCGCCAGTGTCGCAACCTCTTTATTTGTTGATAATGCTGACCAAATGAAAAACTGATTGTCCATTTCAATAATTGCCGCTTTATTCAAAAGGGGATTTGCCGCAATAAACTGCTCTGCGCCTTCCTTGCTTGAAAAAAGGCCATGCTGGCTCGCATAAAAAGAAGCATTTACCTCTTCAACAACTTCCTGCTGCACAGGTAAAACGTCTTCCTTCTCCTCACTTACCTTTTCACTACTCACAAAATTTAATATCATTACAAAGAGAGCAACTCCGATAAGCCCTGAAGCGATACCTAATAACGCAGCTCGAATCCATTCATTTTTTCGCATGCTTTTCACCACCTTATTAGTACCGTAGCAAATTTGCCATGAAAAAAGACGAGACTTTTGTCAGTCTCGCCAAAAAAGTTTTCCCTATTTTTCTACAAATTTTATAATGAGCAAACCTCTCTTAGTTCGCTTAATAAATATAAGGAGCCCGTCACGATTTTTGTCGAATGACCACGCTTTAAATAATGAGCGACTTCCTCCAGTGTCATTATAGTACCACCAACAGTTGATGGTATTTCTAACATATGCTGTGCTTTCATTGCACGTAGGTTCATAAAATCAACAAAAATAAATTTACTTGCAATAGGCTCTAATAACTGTATTGCCTTAACAACGTCTTTATCTGCTAACATGCCAATAATAATTTCCACTTGTTCATTTGGAAACTGCTGCTGAATTGTCTGTACAAGCGCTGCAATGCTTGCGGGGTTATGAGCACCATCAAAATAGACATTTTCTGAAACTTGCTCAAAACGTCCTGCCACTTGTGCATTGTATACTCCCTGTTGGATGGCAGCCGTATCTAACTTTAACGACAGTGCGGAAGCTACTTCTAAAAAGGCCGTAATCGCAACTGCCATATTCTCTCCTTGATGCATGCCAAGCAGTCTTCGCTCTAGATGATTGATTTCGATTTGACGTACTAAATGTCGATAAGTTGTTCCATCTACTTCAAACCCTTCACCAAGAATAGAAAGTGACGAATTTTGCTGCTTTGCCTCGGCTTTTACAACTTCATAAGCCTCCTTTGGCAAACGACCAATTACAGTAGGCTTATTTTGCTTTATAATGCCCGCTTTATGTCCTGCAATTTGCGCAAGAGTCGTTCCTAAAAAATTCGTATGCTCTAGTGCGATGCTCGGAATTACTGAGACGATAGGTATAGCAACATTCGTGCTATCCTCTCTCCCCCCCATGCCAGCTTCAAGTAACACTAAATCTACTTGTTCGTTTCGAAAATGCAGCAAGGCCGCACATGTTAAAAGCTCAAAGTCAGTTAATAAATGATGTAGCTTCGCCTCAGCCATTTGCTGAAACACCGCATCCATTTGCCTGCGAGAAATTGGCTGCCCATCTATTGAAATTTGATCATGTACATCAACAATGCATGGCGACATAAATTTACCAACTGTCAAACCATAAGCCCGTGCAATGTGCTCAACAAATGTTAATGTTGAGCCTTTGCCATTTGTTCCAGCAAAATGTACCACTTGTAGTGACTGCTCAGGCTGTCCAAGCTGCTGTAATGCTTGCAATATACGCGTAAGCCCTGGCTTAATTACATCATCACTCGGCAATTGCCAGCGTCTTTTATAATCATCGAGTTTTGGAATCATCACATACCTCGCTCCTTCAAAAAAGTTCGCACCTCACCTATGAAATACAAGGAGCCTGTCACAATTAGTACTTCATCCTGTGCCAACTGCGGTAGCTTCTCGGTTAAAAAATGCGCCCAATCTTCCACAACTTGCTTATTGAAATGCTCACTTTGGTCAGCTAGCACTTGAGCTGAAGCTGCGCGTGGCATCGGAATGGTTGTGAAATAAAGAGCCGTTGCAATTCGTTCCATCATCTGGATACTAACACTGTGGTCTTTATCCTGCAATGCGGCATATAGGAAATGATATTTTTTTGTTGGCTCCACTTGCTGTAATGTTTGAATTAATGCAGCAGTGCCCTCTGAATTATGCGCTCCATCTAAAATTAACTGCTGCCCAAATCGTTCAAAACGCCCTTGCCATTTAGCACGCTGTAATGCTGTGCGCACAGCGTCCTCTTGCAAATGACCTAGTATAAGCTGACTCGCCTTTATGGCAAGTGCTGCATTATTTTGCTGATGTGCCCCCTCCATCGCAGGCTGAATATGTCTGATGACACTATCTTCTTTATAATGGAAGATTCCATTTTGTAAACGCTCAATATGAAAAGCTTCATGCAAAAGATACAGTGGCGCTCCCTGTTGCAATGCTGTTTGTCGAATCACTTTTAGCGCCTCTTGATTTTCTACGCCTACAACAACGGGCTTGCCCTTTTTTATAATACCAGCCTTTTCCGCTGCAATGAGCGCATATGTATCCCCTAACATATCTGTATGTTCCAGTGAGATTGTCGTAATCACACTTACTTCAGGTGTAATCACATTTGTTACATCCAGTCGGCCACCAATTCCCGTTTCAAGCAGTGCAATATCTATTTTTTCATGTGCAAAATGCTGCAAGGCAATCAATGTCACAATTTCAAAAAAACTCGGGAATTGCCCATTTAGATGGTCTTGGACTGCTTGCACGACTGCATTCGCATAGTGTAAAAACTGCTTATCCGAAATTTCCTGCTGGTTAATTGTAATGCGCTCGTTTGCACGCTCTAAATGTGGCGAAGTAAAAGCGCCTACTTTGAGTCCATGCGCCATTAAAATTTCCCTCGTGGCATTTAATGTAGAGCCTTTGCCATTCGAGCCTGCAAAATGAATAAACTTCGTTTTGTGCT harbors:
- the mreD gene encoding rod shape-determining protein MreD; translation: MFIRLLIPTVAVLLFLLEPLFAKFSPIVIGEQLVFLVPRFLILYLIFIAIYYNRKRAVYYGLFFGLLYDVFYIDIIGLYTFLYPLLCFIAGWSVKYIHQHLAITTILAVMLVASMEVVLYEFFFLINFTPMTVQTFFNSRLIPTILANLLFLALLGWVFKYLINKRVLQRARNGA
- the mreC gene encoding rod shape-determining protein MreC codes for the protein MPHFSNKKIIVLLVSTVFLVALIGFSLSNRHNATLPEQIIKDTVGFAQSLVAKPASYITGIYGNIEALLNTYDENKRLKSRLEDFVVLQSEVDGLKSENKKLRELIDKEESLREYQPIHATVIARNPDQWEEKLILNKGQVHGIEKNMAVMTAQGLIGKIIAVTPFTSEVELLYTNNANYRVSALVQGEKEDIAGLIEGYDGERNELILKRIDSNKEIEVGKHVVTSGLGGIFPKGILIGEVTEVTTEDFGLTKMAFVKPSSDFAMLENVIIAKREVTSVDGSDGSGTNVNLTDPPEEEGEE
- a CDS encoding rod shape-determining protein produces the protein MFGIGNKDVGIDLGTANTLVFVKGKGIVLREPSVVAKNIKTGDIVAVGNDAKNMIGRTPGSIVAIRPMKDGVIADFDITTAMIQYYLKEALKNSGSNWKKPNVMICVPFGITSVEQRAVIDASRQAGAKDAFTIEEPFAAAIGANLPVWDPTGSMVVDIGGGTTEVAVISLGGVVTSESVRIGGDAMDQAIIAYIRKTYNLTIGERTAEAIKMEIGSARADDNNAMMDIRGRDLVTGLPKTIEITAQEISESLRESVTAIIDGVKRTLEQTPPELSADVMERGIVLTGGGALLQNLDKVISSETNMPVFIAEDPLDCVAIGTGKALDNIDLIRAQQLKG
- the radC gene encoding RadC family protein, whose amino-acid sequence is MTMFQALKIRDVHEADRPRERLIRQGAQSLSNQELLAILLRTGTKEASVLALANRVLMDFEKLHALKHATFEEITSIKGIGEAKAVQLLAAIELGRRLAQKEIDSRYTIRSPEDAAAYLMPEMESLTQENFVALFLNTKNQIIHKQTIFIGSLNASIVHPRELFREAIKRSAASIICAHNHPSGNATPSPEDIDVTQRLQEAGIIIGIELLDHVIIGNHQYISMKEKGLM
- a CDS encoding Maf family protein, translating into MNITTQTKFVLASASPRRKELLAQLHIPFEVITSNVEETSVQAQSVEQYVQGVARLKTRDVAAKCHGKTVIGADTIVVFQNRLLHKPKSRAEAVQHLQALSNNRHRVLTAVVIIQPDGEETVFVEETIVIFKKLSAKLIEAYVDSGDPFDKAGGYGIQTHGALFVERIEGDYNNVVGFPLASVFEQLIHLRLLTI
- a CDS encoding bifunctional folylpolyglutamate synthase/dihydrofolate synthase, with the protein product MIPKLDDYKRRWQLPSDDVIKPGLTRILQALQQLGQPEQSLQVVHFAGTNGKGSTLTFVEHIARAYGLTVGKFMSPCIVDVHDQISIDGQPISRRQMDAVFQQMAEAKLHHLLTDFELLTCAALLHFRNEQVDLVLLEAGMGGREDSTNVAIPIVSVIPSIALEHTNFLGTTLAQIAGHKAGIIKQNKPTVIGRLPKEAYEVVKAEAKQQNSSLSILGEGFEVDGTTYRHLVRQIEINHLERRLLGMHQGENMAVAITAFLEVASALSLKLDTAAIQQGVYNAQVAGRFEQVSENVYFDGAHNPASIAALVQTIQQQFPNEQVEIIIGMLADKDVVKAIQLLEPIASKFIFVDFMNLRAMKAQHMLEIPSTVGGTIMTLEEVAHYLKRGHSTKIVTGSLYLLSELREVCSL
- a CDS encoding bifunctional folylpolyglutamate synthase/dihydrofolate synthase, whose protein sequence is MFQTMQQCTDFIFQLKASSYKGAPLESAQKILSALGHPEHKTKFIHFAGSNGKGSTLNATREILMAHGLKVGAFTSPHLERANERITINQQEISDKQFLHYANAVVQAVQDHLNGQFPSFFEIVTLIALQHFAHEKIDIALLETGIGGRLDVTNVITPEVSVITTISLEHTDMLGDTYALIAAEKAGIIKKGKPVVVGVENQEALKVIRQTALQQGAPLYLLHEAFHIERLQNGIFHYKEDSVIRHIQPAMEGAHQQNNAALAIKASQLILGHLQEDAVRTALQRAKWQGRFERFGQQLILDGAHNSEGTAALIQTLQQVEPTKKYHFLYAALQDKDHSVSIQMMERIATALYFTTIPMPRAASAQVLADQSEHFNKQVVEDWAHFLTEKLPQLAQDEVLIVTGSLYFIGEVRTFLKERGM